In Tachypleus tridentatus isolate NWPU-2018 chromosome 3, ASM421037v1, whole genome shotgun sequence, the sequence TTAATGGAAAATACCTCAAAAGTTGGTTGTGAGTTCTGCCATCTACTTATATGTTAGTTAAAAAGTAGTGATGTGGCTAGCATAGATGGTAATTCTgtagaaatacaagaaacttgaaaaataaattgcaGCGACATCTAGTGATTAATAATCGATCATTGCATTAAGTATTGACTATTTCCTGTTGCTATTTTTTGTAGAACATTTGATGTATTAAATTATGATTACAGTTTGTGAATTCTCCTTCCTTTACGTTATTAACAAtaacatgatatttatatttaaacagaaaacacttaatttcagaaataacaagtttcaaactttttataatttctattaatACGGTAAAGATGGTTGAAGCCTGAAAGTGTTTCAAACACTAAATCTTCCATCAACGACATGACCTTCTACCGAAGATAAAcagtctaaaatattttatgtttccaaAACTTCAGATTATTCaatgaattacatttaaaattgtttatcttGGTATATTTCTTAAGCTGCTcctttaccaacgcatagtgggattgattacaaattataacgccctacggctaaaagagcgagcctgtttggtgtgacggagagtctaacccgggaccctcagatcaCGTGTCGAGACCCTTAACCAGCTGGTCATGTCGtgctgttttgaaaaataaataaattctaagtACAACTTCTTCTTAGTGATAAATTTATTTGCTGAGATCATGCgtttatgttgtttctttctttgtcttACATATGATATCATGTTTTCGCATTAATTAGGTATCTCAAAGATACAGTTTATATATGAATGTTTATTCCCTctaatattgttaatttcttaacttaggGATAACGTTGCCAACTCATGTAGCTTTCTAAAGAGTTTCTACAAAGGAATCATCATATTtagtaattaatcacaaagttcaaattaaagtttttctgGGAGTAAACATGGTtagattataaaattattttttcaattttgcgggctactcgagggctatttgcgctagccgtccctaaatttgtagtgtgaaactagagggaaggcagctagtcattactacccaccgccaactcttgagatactcttttagcaaaaaatagtgggattgaccataacaatttatcgcccccacggctgaaagggttgagcatgtttggcgcgacggggatgcgaacccgcgaccatcagattacgactcgcatgccttaacccacctggccatgtcgggccagtttataaaataaacgtGTCAACTACCTCATTTGTTTTGTCTTGTTTCGTTTGAGTGATTTATATTTTCCAAGAAACTAAATACCCTTTGggatatatattattaaaaaagaaaatagcgAATGTAAATTATTAGGAAACTGAAAAGTATTTTGTATATCAATAGTttatacttgtattaaaataacacagaacAGTTAACTTTGAGAATTTACATACTTTTTTTTGCCATAACGTTAGAATTATTGTATTCAGAAGTCTATTAATATTGATGAAAcgaaaaccctataacccgaacgTTTTAGAATGGTGGACCTTCTTTCTTCATGGGCGAAttgaaaaagaaaggtccaccttttaaaATCTCTTGTGTTAAAGAGTTTCTATTTCACTGTTATCAAAAGTTCTTGAACATAATGTGATCATATGTCACTCCAGGGCATTTGTTTGGTAGTTTGTtatattctttttctttgttttaatatcagaaaacattcaagaaaagtaaaaggtgtattttaaaaatttgatgtAATTTCGTAGCATCCTCGGAATTGATCTCtgtgaaagaaaattattttttatttcttgctctgGAAGTTGTTATGAAATGTTGTATTGTAACTTAAGAGTTTAACGGTTTAGAAATACAAGCGTACAATATTTTTCTGTTGTGATATTTCATTTCAACTTCATCACAAATTTTACCGAAAATTGGTGCTTCCTTAATTAAATATCCAGGCCCGGAATGACCACTTGATTAAGATACTCGTCTCGTAATGTTgaaattctcgtcacaccaatcatgctcgccattttagctatgggaggttataatgtgacggttaatttcacaattcgttggtaaagagtagcccaaaggttgtcgatgagtggtgatgactagctaacttccctctggtcttacatatagccctcgtgtatctttgcgcaaaattcaaatacaaactacttaaatatatatttcttattaaacaatTACGTTGAATTCCGTTTCTTAATAGGCGAAACAGTATCCAGCTACTCTCCTTATGGTAATTTCTTGTGCGACTTTAATGCCTAGTGTGAGTCTTTTAAACTGTTCAATGCACTTTAATTGGCCGGAGTGAAATTTGAGGATATAATAATCACCCCATCATTTTACCCAGAAATTCGTTCACTTACGAAATCGGATGAGCTAAGTCTAATCAGATATTTTGGATGTGTCTTACTTTGAATAGAGAGATATTTATATTTGAACAAATCTTTAAAAGACAAAGAGATAAGTAGGAACGAGGGTAAGCAGACAACAGATAACTGTACAATGGTGCAATTGTTTAAAATAGGTTAGTCCTACAATAAATAAACTGGAGAAAATACACGTATATGGTTAAGGATATTTTGATACTTAAAAATTAACCTAAAAATTTCATGTCTGAAATGGTTATTGAACTCACAGGTGTTATTGGAATAATGCTTCCGTGGTTAACACCTTTAGTTATCGTCCCTACCATCGCGTTGATAGGACTTTCACTCTTTGAAGAAGCAGCTTCTACAGCTAGTAAGAACTGAGGAATAGCAATTATGTAAGTCTTGTTGTATAATAGTCTTTTTTCTTATTGATAGTTtacgtgttttttattttatttgatctgtattgtttatttaaGACTTGGCAAACAAATGAAACATGAAGTgttctaaaactaaaattaaataaataaatcatgagaTTATTCTGGAAATAAGTAAAAAAGGGTCTTTTTTTGGAGGTTAATTTATTTTGGAAGATAAGTAGAAAACGTTTTTCTCGAACTTAATCTGTTTACGTTGCTGAATGAAGTGTCTGATACATTTCTATtaaggtttttaaaaaatatctacaataattATTTGATCCATGCGATCACattcattattcccttcaaatcggcctggcatggccaagcgcgtaaggcgtgcgactcgtaatccgacggtcgcgggttcgcgcccgcgtcgcgctaaacatgctcgccctcccagccgtggggcgtataatgtgatggtcaatcccactattcgttggtaaaagagtagcccaagagttggcggtgggtggtgatgactagctgccttccctctagtcttacactgctaaattagggacggttagcacagatagccctcgagtagctttgtgcgaaattccaaaaacaaacaaacccttcaaaTCACTTACAAAATGGTTTACGTGATATTTATGAGATTGTTGCTgtcaataatgtaatttatttatcttattaattgTGGAAACTTATTTGGaataaatttcatacttcttcGACATTCaatgatttgatttgtttgtataAACAGAAACGTTTGAGAAAAGTATTAATATGGTTCATCCTGTTTTAGTTTTGATGTTTAATAGAACCAACATTAATACACAACTGATGATGTAGAGTACGTCAGAGAAGTACCAAGATATGCAGTAGTTACACGACTTTCTTATATTACCTAAGAAATATCGTAGTTCTGTCATCACTAGAAAACTTCTAAATTTTCTCTGAAAGCGACTTATGTACAATCAAGTAAAATACGATTTTGAGGAAATACAGCGAAAGAAATTTACTGCCCAATGTTATAAATAATCATACAGTCGCCCTTCACGTAACACTGTAAACAGGTTAACCTTGAGAATACTAAATGCTAAAATCAAATTTCTGTTAATTATCACCCTTTAAAACACATGTAAAATCCTTGTAAAAAGATTTTTTCAGTTCAGTATTTAGTGTTCTTACAACACAGTATTAAGATAGctgtatcttttgtttgtttttcagaacaaTTTTCCTTCTTGTGCTATTTTCCCAATACCttggaaatattaatattctgGTTGTAGCTACAGTAGAGAAAGCGGATAGAAGTTCAAACAAATTCCGTTTTTCAAGCTTTTTCCAGTGAGTAAAGACTTAAACCACAGTTCAAGTACATTTCGCGTTTAAATAAATACACACCAAAgattaatgttaaaaacattatcGAAATAATTGAGTGTTAGTGAGAAATTTTGCTGTAGGAtaagaaaaaaaaccttaaaatgaatttaaatatgaCCAACTGTTACTTTAGTAGTAATGAGATAAAACAAAGTGAAACTTCAACGAAATTATTATGAAACAAGTACTACCaagtaatgatataaatatttctgtttaatgtaCGAAATAAATATCACAGCAACAATTCAAAAtgaataactttaattttgttttatttttaggtatcacgcatttgtattattacaactgtaatgtttaaattatttttactagttAACCGAAGAGGTAATGTCCACCTCACACTAACTGTTAACTTTTTGCTTTGTAATATATTCAGTAAGCATTATTACTGCGCGAAGGACTAAACCAAATTCAGCTACATCACACTCACAGCAAATATACAAATGCTTTTAGGTTTATCTGcaacattaataacaaaagtgaaaaagaacaaatatataataattagaaaattcATTTGAATATTGAATAACAAATAACTGTAAGCCTACTTCCAGGTGTTATTCAGCATAGTTACTGCGTGGGTTATTTGCTTCATACTAACTGCTGCAGGAGCTTTGAGATCAACCAACCCAGCCAGAACTGATCTTCATGTACAGACGATGTACTCCAGTTCCTGGTTTAGGTTTCCTTATCCAGAAAAGgagttataaaatatacattaaaatctagattttttatttacgttatgaatttatgaatttatcttttgatcagttattttttatacaactttGTTATCCGTTCAGTTATagtaaaactaatttgtttatatcttttataaatatatattatgttgaaataaaattatagtgaTAAAAGTAATAGTGTGAAAGATATAGAAGAGTTTTAAGATCTACtatacattgttttgttaaatCTGTCGATACGTATTTTAAAAACGTtgcgtttgaaaaaaaaaagacaattacattttgattttggtttttcaGGACAGTGGGCTTTACCAACGGTCAGAATCGGTGCTGTTTTGGGTATGTTTGCAGGGACATTAGCATCGGTATTGGAATCAGTAGGAGATTACTACGCATGCGCACGACTAGCTTGTGCACCTACTCCTCTACCTAGCGCAATAAATCGTGGAATATTTGCAGAAGGAATTTCCTATATCATCTCTGAAATGTGGGGATCTGGATGTGAAATGACTTCTTACAGTCAAAACATTGGAGGAATCGGAATAACAAAAGTATAATCAAGGGTTCCCTTATAAAATAGCTAAATACCATTTGTATTTCGTTTTTCATAATATTATGAACTACTTAAATTTATTATCTTATGATACATAACTgctaatattttagaaatttaaacttGTGTAAATATTGTAACCGCTGATATTGCAGAAACTTGAAACTCACTTCACTTTTTCATTTGCTTGGTTTCTACACCAATAGGTGGCTAGTCGACGAGTTATTCAGTATAGCGCTGTTACCATGATGAATTTTGCAGTTCTGGGGAAGTTTGGAGCCTTTTTAAACACTATTCCTGAGTCCATTATTGGAAAAATCATATGCGTTATGCTTGCAATGGTAACAGGAGCTGGATTATGGAATGTCCAATTTATCGACCTTCAttcatcaagaaatatttttatccttgGATTATCTTAATCTATGGGGATCACCATTCCAAAGTGGTTTAATGGCCACCCAGGTACTATTGATATAGGTACGTACACTTATCAGAATGATTGAAGTTTGAGGAAGGTAATTTTCTGAAAGTTTCAAAACAGTTTCTGAATCACCTGTTAAATAATACAGACGGTTCAATGCTCCACAAGTTAGAAAACATGCAAAGTACCAAAAGTGTTACAATATTTCACAGCGGTTTGTCTCACACAAAATGGAAGattcttataacattaaaagatgGTTGAGACTTATCTAGTTAATAATGAACCAGATCATCAGTTTTTAAAACGTTCTTTATATTACAATGGGTTAGTAAACCTTAATGTAtcttgttattaaattatttattttgttctatttagGGAATGACGTAGCAAACCAACTCATAACAGTTATTTTGAGCACCAGTGTATTTGTTGGTCGACTCATTTCGCTTGTGTTGGACAATTCCATACCAGGTAAGAGATAATTCTTTCGAGACATCGTGAATAAACCAAATACATTGCGATGTGATACGTAACTCCTTCAAAGTATAttgttatgttttgtgtttttttgcttCTCAACCTAAAAATATCGAGTTACTTTTATACACTATTGTAGCTgtacaaaacattacaattttttttctacataatattcaaaaaaaaaaaacttgcactACTTACATGACATTTAGGATAATTCATTTACCTATTTCTATTTTAACCTagtaatttcagattactgtctTTGGGCTGTTTAAATCAAGTTATGATGTAATGGTGTtgtatttattatgataatttaCAAAGTGGTAATTTTTTATACCTCAATTAAAATgtgcttttaaaacaaaaatttaattatcataatatttcaaattataattactcTTTCAAAAGACCCTGGTGACAatgtggtatgtctgcggattcacactgTTTTAACCTGGTTTCGGTAATCGTGGTATAGCTTGGTGCTTAATTCTATAGGAAAAAAGTAGACAAACTAGATAAACTTAGGAGTATTTGAATgacttttaatattacaataacaacgACCAAAATGGCCATAAACATAAAATGTCTcggaaatatttcaataaaatataaagaataaacaacagcTACGAATCCACAAcgataaaatatacataaacatttgtCTGGTCGTTTCTTTCTGCAGCTATTGCTAATCACTAAGGTACGCAATGGGTCATTTATGCTATAATTTTTATGGGTATCATACCACCATATTTAGTGTCTCAGATTTATGTACAAGCACCTGAGggactttatataaatatatgtttacatgGCGAAAAACATGAAACAACTTCTTACATTCGTAAAGACCTTGAGAAGACATCAACAAAATGTTGATTCTTAGTCAGACCTCATGATAGgaataatttgaagtaaaatacatacCAAAACTGAATGAAGGTTCTATTGTATCCTGTGTTAATGGTCCAGAATAGCAATGAAATCCTTACTAGTAGAACACAAATCTGAATATCACAAGACGATCACGAAAATAAAAGGATAAGTTATAACTGATCCCTTCACATGTGATACTATGTGTTTTACTTTACCACTTCTATTCATCCTCGGTCTaccaaatattcattttattttacataaagtaaAACCTAAAAGTCCCAGAAACTCAATTATCAGTCTGATGGTCTATAGTGATAAAAACAGGTTTCATTATGTGTAGTAAATATAGCGTACAACCTTGTACatgacaacaaacaaaattaaaacttaacatcTTTCACATAAGAAACTTATTTTCCttcatatttctgtttttcatatattttatcatttacatattatacacaGGTGTAGAATAAAAAAGTCTGATTCGTTTATTGTTTGTTACCAAATGCCAAATCTATACAACTATCTATCTATCCTGTGTATAACATTCACAACCTACACAGgagaaaatattatgtattttaacaataaatgtgaTATTAGATATAAATCAGTAAACAAGTTATCAAGTCGatcaattaaaacaataacactttTAAATTACTCTCAAAGCTAAAGATGTATAATAAGAATTTATGAATTTCAGAAATAGACGAAGAAAAAGAGGACTTATGAAATGGAGAGAGCAAGGCCTTGAACATAATGGGTCTGAAGGCGATCAGTGGACACTGTCGTCACCTTCAACCTATGACCTTTCGTTTGGCATGAATgtaattaaaagatataaaatttttaaGTACATTCCTATCAGTCCAACATATGATCAGAATATTTTCTATGGTAATGTAAGAtcattacttaaaaaaattaaacctcaAAAGGATAATAATCGTAACATCGACTGATTGTCGAAAGTACAAAAAAAGTTATTATCCTTTTATAACATGAACAgttgaaagtaaaaacatgcTGTGATCGTCTCTTCACTTACAAAATTTGAGGAAATGTCACTATAAGTGTATATTAGTTTGAAAATCTTCCATAATTTGATATGTTGTTCGAAGACAAGACTCAAAGAAAACGCAATAATTACTTGGTAACTTCTACTGAATAGACACGACTTTCATTTTACATGCATTAGTTtgattaacaattatttttataatatttaaacagttatactatgttataaaattatactaaaagCAAAGAGAAAACACATAATTCACAGCATTCCATATATACCTAATACTGTCTTCTATAAAACCTTTACAAGGTTTAATTAACTTATACCAGTTTCACTACATCTGTAACGAAATGTAATGAATGATTTCCTACTTCAAAGACAAACTTTATACCTATTATGATTCCTTGACTTTGTGATCGTTGTTAGTATAATCCCGAATTACAGCAAGCTTTTGAACTAATAACTCGCTAAAAGTCATTGGCTTAATACTTGAAAATTGgaacaatactttaaaaaaattataattaaagaatttttgctttataaaattgttttaaatgtagCGTACaatgaatatttgaataattttaaatatagacTGATCTGTAATTCAATGAAAGTAATTTGATcactaagaaatatataaatctaataaataaaaattactaaacgtTCCAAAACTTATTATTTCTCTATAGGAAGATCATCATCAATGCGTTATTCATTAAATGCAAAGCTTTTGTTATTGTAACGTGTCCGATTCTTACTGTAGACATTGAGAATAGAATTAATTACACTGAAAAACTAAAGGTACCTGACACGTCACTGATACTTtagttaataacaacaaaattgtcGGTCGAAGAATGAGATTAGATTTTAAAACGTGATGCAATATTCAAACATCTTAccatataaacaacaaaaattataaaacggTTAAATATACACGTTAATTTTGTACCaatttttaccaaacaataaaacacCAGCAGTCTTCTATTGTTTATACTTACTATTGAAAGGTTGAAGAAGACGAGATGTAGGTGTTACAATCAGGCTAGATTGGCCATGTGCTCGAcacacaatctgagggtcgagttcgaatcccactcacaccacacatgctcgttctttcaccCATGAAGGGTGatataatgtggcggtcagtctcactattcgttggtgaaagagcagcccatgaattggcggtgggtggtcatgactgtCTGcatttcccctagtcttacactgctaaattagggacgactagcaaaGATTgacctcgtgttgctttgcgtaaTATTCAAAACTTTGAGATAGTTTCGTCACTACCGATGATATTACATTTTTCTAGTTTCTccgttttagttttatttttaaaatgtaatgtatgAAACATACACATCGAGCTCTCAGTATAAGTAGTTCAGTGACGTCTGGTAAGAGCTGCTAATACTGGTAGAAAGTATAATAGTATTATATTGGTATAGAAAGTATACAGTTCTGTAGCTGTTTTCTACATGTACCATCCAGAGCTATGTCTGTTACTTTTGaaattgttcataaaatatttcgtCATCATGGAGTTCAAAATTTAGGTTACTTtagaaagttgtatttatttatacgaAAATACTTTCCTATTAAACAATTTCACTATTACTCCCATGAATAAatgaaatcattaaaataatatgaatgcttatttcaacttttgtttttcgTAATTTGACAAGAGCACACCAACATTCTTCCAACGTCACGTAAATcttgttaagtaataataataatataatacaataatataaatattacatatgtgtataataaatatataaggtaaagaaataataatatataattaaaacgctaaaatataattaaaataaacaatccacattaataaaaaaaatacagtaatgtgcaaaaatattaagataaaacaatattttctcctTCCTTCCGTTTTATAAGGCCAATTCTTTCATACCATTAGAGAATCTAAATTTCAACATGATGATAAAGTTTCACAGGTTGCTGTTGATATTTGAATGTTCCAGGTTGAGAGAACTTATCATTATTTAGAATTCCCATacacttgtaccaagggcatgtcataaagTTTCTGTTTGAATTAACATGCTGTTCAGTtcaggtctgaaataactgtcttaAGTATATAGAAAGAAGCTGAAAAGTAGCTAGCATAGGGTACCaatatattttagaagaaatCAATGTAACACCAGTCTACATGTAAACCTTcacagaaacaaagtttaacattATACATACTAAGTTTTGATGTGGTGCCATGAACCTGCGCAGGGTCACTGAAACTCTtctgtttaaagtgtaactaaaacaaaaattaagagtaacaaatatgttCATTTATCAATTTTCAAATTCATACATCATGCTctgttgtaacctacagagtgTATAATTCTTTTCATGATTCGTGGCATGCGCACATCTTACTCACGCcaagaaataacaaattacaacttTAAATGCCCCTTACTTAAAGTAATTTCAGTGTCTATTGACTTATtgacaaacaatacaatacaGTGGAGTAATACGAGTGATAAAACAGGGGATCCATCCAAGTGGTCTTCGGCTCCTTTCACAGGAATAATATGATTTGAATTGCACTTTAACACATGTTTTGGTAACTTTACCGATTCGCCTAGTTTAACTTACAATCTAACGATTATTGGTTCAATTACATtttatcaaatatgctcgccatttcagtggGAGGCGTTAgaacgtcacggtcaatctcactatccgGGGGCCCCAATAATACAACgataagtccacggatttacaacgctgcaATCAAAGGCTCGATTCCACTGCAGTGGACACAACAaacagcccaatgtggttttgatataaaaacacaaacacactctatTTACACCCAAGTGGAACAATGGAATGTCTAAGAACTCACACTGCAAAAAACCAAttttcgataatcgtggtgggcagagcacagataacccattgtgtaactttgtgctttaatctaaacaaacaaacactatccgGAACTAaaaaagtagcccgagagttggcggtgagtggtttgACTAtcttgcctttcctctagcctatcattgcCACATTAGGAAATTCAAGCAAACCCTTCTAGCACAGCAGCAtatctagggatttacaacgctaaaaccaggggttcgattctcctcaatggactcagaagatagtccgatgtgactttgctataagaaaacacatacattcaAAGCAAACCATTTGTTTCTAAGTCTCGTATATGCgtattttgaaagaaatgtttttcttatataatgttattttaatttacaaaagcaTATCACTGAACATATAAACCTTTGTGTCGATAAAATTAATCATTCTGATGTGAAACAAATTTCCGTTTCTTACTCGATCTCGCTAGTGTTCCCAGAGTGTGCAACAATGATCCATGGTTCACGTCTCGCTTTCGTAAAACAACGCGCAACTAAATTTGTGACAATCTATGCATTAAAGGGGTAACAATCAAACTCCTTTTTTTACTGAGACACGTATCATACAAGGGTAGGAAATGGATAATATTACTATTATCTTTTCCTATAATTCActattcaaaacaagcaaaatggTAGAGGTTATAGTAATTTTCATTCTTTGCATAGAGGTTATAATAGTTTTCAGTTTGGACATATAGGTTACCCTAATTTTAAGTCTTTAGAATATTGTCgaataatcttaaaaataaacatttgtaaagtattttaacGAACTAATATAAGTGCATTTTTTCGTGAGGTTCGTTTTaaagtgacggtcattcccactattttgTGGTAAGGTGTTATCAAAGAGAGATGACAGTGAGTGGATAATGATAACTAACTGCCAgctcttacactggtaaattaggttttaattttggtttgttttgaattcaaacaagcaaagctacacgagagctatttgcgttaACCGTTACATtaagcaatgtaaaactagaggaagacAATTAATCATCACCAAcactaactgttgggctactattttactcaCAAATAATAAGATTggtcgtcatattataacgccccacggttgatagggcgaggatgtttggtatgacgatGATTCAAGCCCGTGACCCCAGATTACGACTTGAGTGCCTAAACCATGTATGCCGGGttataaaattagggacgggtagctcaaatgacccttgtgtagctttgtggaaaattcaaaacaaacaaataaaactctcAGCCATTGAGTCAAAATAATTGGTAAAATtcaatatacttttttatatcttGTATTTTGGGTAAAATCACATTGATGAGTACAGTGGAATGGGCACCAACTGCATGAAGTagaaaaaaagaacataattttaGAATACGATGTCTTCTTCAACAGGCAGTTACTGCCAATTCCAATGTACACATCACAAATATTCTGCCAAAGAATCTtttaaaggagatataaacataCACCTTAATTAacgaaaatttttcatttaaatgctTCAGTGTACGCTTTATTTCGGGCTTAATCGTAATTCTAGTGATTATTGGGGAAGAAGTTATGTAGAAATAAATTGCAATGTTTTGTACGCatacaataaagtataaaaagtaacttaatattttgaggctaaaagttattaaaacaccAATAACAATACTTCAACGAAGTTGCATATCACATTACAAGGTATTCGGTTTATTTACGATTTCTCGAAAGAATGTTTCATGACCTGGTATGGAACACAAACACAATGATAGTCCACCAACAAATACACTGGTGTTCAAAACAACTGTAAGGAGTTGTTTTGCTACGTCATtcccaaaataacacaaaataaatactttaataataagataCATTAAGGTTTACCAGCCCATTgtaacaacataaaacattttacaatttgaAGATCTCGTTCTCTGGTAAATAGATAAGTCTCAAcgattttataatgttataagaatCTTCCATTTTGTGTGAGGTTAACATCTACCATATATTTTTCCACATTAAGTACtctgtatgttttgaaaattgtGTAGCATTGAAACGTCCTTTTTATCTAACAGGTACTTTCAGAAACTGTTTCGAAACCTTCAACAAATTTCCT encodes:
- the LOC143247936 gene encoding solute carrier family 23 member 1-like, with the translated sequence MVIELTGVIGIMLPWLTPLVIVPTIALIGLSLFEEAASTARQWALPTVRIGAVLGMFAGTLASVLESVGDYYACARLACAPTPLPSAINRGIFAEGISYIISEMWGSGCEMTSYSQNIGGIGITKVASRRVIQYSAVTMMNFAVLGKFGAFLNTIPESIIGKIICVMLAMVTGAGLWNVQFIDLHSSRNIFILGLS